The Euwallacea similis isolate ESF13 chromosome 31, ESF131.1, whole genome shotgun sequence nucleotide sequence CCCTGCGTTTACAATTCACCTACtgcgagttttttttaatgatcaccagGTACAATTATTGACTTTAATATACTGTCAATTATTCAGATTTCGCCTAGTTGTATGTAATTTTCCCACCATTGGTTGGTGCAGTTTCCAGTGTTATACCCTGTAagtagaaattaataaataaaaaatttattaaggcCAGTATTGTTATAGAACTATATATTGTTTATATATCACTAAATGCCattaatcaattttgtttgtaattgTAGAGGTGCTTATATAAATCTAATAAAGATTGCTCCCAGTACGTATTTGTCATTTTTGTgcagcaaaatttaaattttataaaaatttgctcttcatttaataaaatttctaaaataatggAAGTATTTTCGGGCGtaaatggttaaaaattttaaatgatttaggACTGACATTCAGGATTTTACTGAACTtccttgaaattatttcttccGACTTTAAAGCAAAAGAagcattacaaaaaaaagtagttCATTATATACCGGTTGTCCAACTAAGAGAGGTTGTCAGCTGTATCTCAAAacctatacctaaatgtaaAGTTTAATATGAGAATAGTCACGAGGAATATaacgaaaacattttaaaaataatttcgcaATTGCAGCTCCCTAAAAGGAGTTAGATGAAAAAACCGCACGTAACTTTGTAGTAAAATGCCTTTTATTACTACGCATACTTTTACTCATTGTAATAAACGTATCAAACCAATATATCAGTTGGATGCTACTCACTTCTTGTTTGATACTTAACATTTCGAAATTATTCTTTTAGAAAATGCCTACTGGATGTAATATAGATTAGTCATGTTCCATGTTTGTTTAAAACTATATATCCTTGTAAAAAAGcataaatgaaattcaaaattttgtatacGAATCCTTTATTTAACAATCTGGAACCTAAACATAGGTACCTATTTCAGCATatccttcattttttaaattaatctataTGAATTAACAGGATCTTATAAGTTGGTACAAATTGTATAGTAGGTATGTGTGTCAACAAAGAGAATAATTCTCTTCTTTCTAATCTAGTAAAATtgcgttaaattttaaaagcacGTTCATTTGTAATCAGAAAATCTAGTGTGCACATctactaaaataaatatgatttggcaaaattagttaattaattattacctACTGTTGTATAACTTCATTGCCATTTTCAAACGGATGACTGAATTCATTTTCATAACTCTCAATCAATACAAAATACCTACATACGTCTCAAACTTTGACGTTATATACTTTTTCTTCCATACCATGAAAACTTGTAGTGTTCAAACTAAAcagtttcaaaatatatttttatttgaaacagtTAAAGTGGCACATTTTCACACGAGATAGAGGGTAGGACTGAGTGCACAAACTGTGAACTTCATACTTCTTGccgttttaaaagaatttaattaaattttagctaAGGTATTCTCAAAACATCCATTTTCAGTGGTTCAATCGCAACACAATTGATTTTGCGGTTCATTTATATGTTATTACGATAGTGCCGGTTGTAGTCCTGCACATAAGGATCCATCACTATAATCTGGTTTTAGGGGTAATCGAGCTGGTCTTCGTGACCTCATGCTTCTGCGTCGCACAGGTGCACATGTGCAGTCACAATGCATGACGCATAGGGCTACTGATGTTGCCAAGGTCACCACAAATGGAATGGCGAAGTAGTGGATAATAATGGCAATCTAACAggaagataaaaatttaattacttataaGGTAAGAAATTCCAATTACAGCTCAAATATACCTGCTCATCCTTGAGGTAATGTGTAAGTACCAGGCTACCATTTTGCCTTGAAGGGAAACAGTTGAATTCAGTACCTTCGTTTCCAAAGGTTTCAGTAAAATTAGTACATCTAATCTTTGGAGGGTACCCACAACCTTTTATGTTTACTAAAAGAATTGCCTCCTCTGTAGTATTTAATTCTTGGCCTGTTCCATTGTAGCTAACATAGATATGAGTGCAATGATAGGCATCACTGGTACAACCTTCTCTGCATGAACTCCAGGAACAATTTGCTAAGCcttgtaaaaataattgcatATACATACAAGGGAAAAGTTAGTGATATTGACAAGCAGcatccaaatttaaacagtcAGTCATTAACATTTTGTGATAGACAATCTCCACACgtcttttattgttttatatgtGTAAccataaaaagtttattaaagttGACAGaatattccttaaaaaatatgaagaaaaaagaaataaattaaattcctaagttttttgcaattttatttgtttttttgcttttgtatTAAACTAAAACTAAACTTTACGTCTTTTAGCAGGGAATAGATTTTACCTTGAGTTTATTTACATCATTAAgcatgtttaaaaaaaaattacatccAATTAAAGAACTAAAAGGTGGTCCCGTAGCCttgcacattttaattttaaaatttcaccttTTACAAAGACTTGCAAACACTATTATATTCTGCTGAATATTGCTggaaatatctaataaatttttagattgtCAACTACTGTTGTAAAACACAAAACTCCCCTTTCTTATCTAAATATATGGTTAAATTGTTGATAACCTGTACTGACTATTCAATAGGTATAATCACcttataacaataattatgtttttatgatttataagaactttttaatataaagtttacatttgctttaaaaaagtatacaaggtgtcccgaaattatgtgtcaataatttacaggggtgttaaatttttcaaaacaggAAGACTGAATCAAATAGTGATAGGTCAAAAATGTATACTAACGGTGCTAGTGCCCTTTGAAGGTACTCCTttggaaattgattatttagaATATCTGTGGAACTGTTAAAGATAATTGAACGTAATTTAACATATCTACACAAAATTTTATGCTAAATTTGATGGTGATATTCATTTGTTAACAAATACGTCAGTAACGTGCGTTTAGGGGGAGGAGGATAGggtatttttgtttaacttttttgtacgGCATCTATCGACAACTTTAACCCCaagtaaaagttatttgaacttttttacacAGATAAGGTCCTTTTATTGCAAGTCGCTATCTCTcaccgttttcgaaataatagCACTTAAACATTTCTTTGCATGACTGATATGAgataaataatcaatttccaaAGGAGTACTTTCGAAAGGCACTAGCACCATTAGTATACATTTTTGACCTACCACTATTTGATTCAGTGGTcctattttgaaaagtttaataCCCCTGTAAATTATTGACACCtaattttgggacaccctgtataattgaatataaatttataaaaatacaaattttaccaaatagcctgtaagtttttctaaaattgaaattcaaaaatgaaaaaactaataaaatttaactactTTGCAGAGATTTTCTAAATCGCCTTGTAGGGAATATCCTATTGACCTCATCAACATTAACCTTTTACGGTTATTAATTCAAGACCATGAGACCTTTCAAGCTATAAAGGACACATGCAGATCATTCTTTGCAAAaagttcattattattaaaatatggttGCTGATTTTCAATGTCTTTAACTTTTCTTCTTGTgtgtaaataaattcaaattatcaCCTGTAAGCTGTTCTACTCTACTCGTGACACACCTGACAGGTTCTGTCACAAAGTTACTAGCTAATGTTGAGATAGCTGGATCCACATAAAGTGGTACCAAGAAGAGAAGTGATGAACCAGCAGCTATTGACAATATAGCCAGAAAGCTTGTTGCATAAAACAATGCTTGTTCCCGACAACTCCTCACTCCTTGCTGTCGATTTTGAGTCTTTTTTGAAATAGCCAATTCCTAAAATAACAGTACAGAGTATAATCTTCAAGTAGATGCAAACTAAGTTTTGTAAATTGATGTCTtgaaaagataaattttagaaattcaaATGTTGTGTATCAACTTGCCTTTATCTTTCGTTTCCTAAGCTCTTCTTGTTCATCTAAAAGTAATTCAGAGCTGGAGCTCCTCATTATTTTCTAGTTTATGAAGCAGACATTTGCACAATTGATTAAATACCAGAAAAATAGGTACATAATCACggtttttttactattatttcattttaaaggtttgTGGAATCTACCCTTCGTCTCTCTCCCACCCAAATCCACAGCAATAATGATTGTTTTGTTTCcagataataatttaaaacgaaagGGTGACTTGTTTTGTTGCGTTTAGGTTAAGTTTGTATGAAAGTACAGACCATTTGTCTTCGGacaacatttttgtatttggcTTCACTCTTCGCTAGAATCAGCAAACAATACACCTAGGTGAAAGAATGCCATTTATTAAACAGATCATCATATTGTAGTGTGGTAGTATTACCAATCTTATTATTCTTTCTAGGGACACGGCTTCAAACATTCCGCATTTTACATTTCGGAATCAGTCATTTTTTGATTCTGActataattaatgaaataaaaaacacgTTGACGTTGACTTAACTGGGTCACTAGTTCGGTAAGGTTAATAATTGCACCCCTGAACTCTAAGGAACTGGAAATCACCTCCATCTCTCTCGAATGTCAAGAAAATGgggtttaaaacaaaaaaaaacttacttgatGCTCTGCTCTACAGCTTTTGGGTAGTGGGGGGTCTCTGTCACacttcagaaaaaaataggtcGAGATGTATTAtagtagaaaaaaatctacggaacggaaaaataaacgaaaaaattaagtagaaATCAAACGATCTTGT carries:
- the Teh1 gene encoding uncharacterized protein Teh1, which encodes MRSSSSELLLDEQEELRKRKIKELAISKKTQNRQQGVRSCREQALFYATSFLAILSIAAGSSLLFLVPLYVDPAISTLASNFVTEPVRCVTSRVEQLTGLANCSWSSCREGCTSDAYHCTHIYVSYNGTGQELNTTEEAILLVNIKGCGYPPKIRCTNFTETFGNEGTEFNCFPSRQNGSLVLTHYLKDEQIAIIIHYFAIPFVVTLATSVALCVMHCDCTCAPVRRRSMRSRRPARLPLKPDYSDGSLCAGLQPALS